The stretch of DNA TCTCTGGGTCTTCCGCCGCCCTCGGCTCGACCCTCGACTCGACCCTCGACTCCGCGCTCGACCCCACGCCCCCGAGCGTCGAACCCTGCTCGTGCTGCTGACCTGGCTGATCGTGCCAAGTGCCGTTCTGCTCGTCGGGACCCGCCTGATCGCCCCCATGTACTCAGAACGCTATCTCTCGTTCTGCACCCCGGCCGTCGCGATTGTGATCGCGATCGGGATCGTGGCACTGCGCGTGCGTTGGCTTCAGGTCTGCACCCTGCTGCTGCTCATCGCCCTCATGATCCCCACCTTCCTCGCGCAGCGCACGGAGTTCGCAAAAGACGGCGGGAGCGATTGGCGACAGGCGGCGAGTGTGGTGGGGGCCGGAGCCAAGCCCGGCGAGGCGGTCGTGTTTGACGAAAGCACGCGACCCTCACGCCGTCCACGGTTGGCGATGCGGCTCTACCCGCAGGATTTTCGGGGACTCGACGACGTGACACTCGCTCACCCCTTCTCCGACACGGCCGGGCTGTGGGACACGACGGTACCGCTGGCATCCGTCACCGACAGGTTGGCCGCTACCCACACCGTCTGGGTGCTCGAAAACGTGGGAAGCGTCGAGTCCCTGCGCGGGACCGACGTTCACGACCTTGAGAGCATCGGGTTCACCGAGGCGGCGAGCACCACCATTCAACGCACGACTATTATCGAAATGACGAGGTAGCCCCATGCCACACACGCTGGTCATCATTCCGACCTACAACGAACGTGAGAACATCGAGCCCATCGTGAGCCGCGTGCTCGCGAGCGCACCCAGCGCCGATGTTCTCATTGTCGATGATTCATCGCCCGACGGAACCGGCGTCATCGCCGATGAACTCGCCGCCCGTCACCCCTCAGTGATGGTGTTGCACCGTTCGTCGAAGGAGGGTCTCGGCGCCGCATACCTCGAGGGTTTCGGTTGGGGTCTCTCCCATGGCTACACCACACTCGTGCAGATGGATGCCGATGGCTCGCACCTGCCCGAGCAACTGCCGAGCCTCTTGGCTGCGGCCACGACATCCGACGTCGTGCTGGGGTCGCGCTGGATTCCGGGTGGCTCGATCGTCAATTGGCCGTGGCACCGACGCATGCTTTCCCAGGGCGGATCGACATACTCCCGCATTCTGCTGCGCCTGCCCCAACGTGATGTCACCGGCGGCTTCCGCGTCTTCAGTGCGATCGCTCTGGATCGAATGCGGCTCGGCAGCGTCGAGAGCCACGGGTACTGCTTTCAGATCGACATGCTGCTGCATGCCGTGCGGGCAGGATTGGTCGTCACCGAGGTACCGATCACATTTGTCGAACGAACCCTCGGTGCGTCGAAGATGAGCAGCCGGATCGTGATCGAGGCGATGGGCCGAGTCACGATGTGGGGCCTCACCGGCCAAACGGCACGGCGTGCGGCGGCAGTGCCACCCCCGGCTGCGGTCACGTCGCGCCAGGGTTAGCGCGTCGCTGACCGCACTCGGTGACTCGCTCGGCGACCGCACAGATGCGTTTGAGTCATTCTGACTCTATGATGGAACCCAAGAGTTAAAGTCCCATGCACCTTTACTCGGCGGGGGTTCCGATGAGCACAGCACAGCGCACGACACAGTGCACGACACTGAGCGCGACACTGAGCGCGACGCTGGCGGTGTCCACTGTTATCTTTGCGCTGCGCCCCGTCGAGAAACACGACGACGCGGCATCCGGCGTGATGACACTGTGGTTGCCCTTGGTGCGTCGCACGAGTGATCCGCACCGCAACCAGTGGGCGCTGCCGGGAGGCTGGCTTCCCAACCACGAGGAACTCGCCGCCGCGGCCGCCCGCACGCTCCGTGAAACGACAAGCCTCACACCCACCTACCTGGAGCAGCTGTACACCTTCGGCGCGATTGGACGCTCCCCGGGCCGACGGGTGGTGTCTGTCGTGTATTGGGCTCTGGTGAAGTCGGACGAGGCCGCTCAGGTCGCTGTCGGCGACAACGTGCGGTGGTTCCCGGCCGATTCGTTGCCGCAGCTCGCCTTCGATCACAACCGCATCGTCGAGTACGCACTCTGGCGACTGCGCACGAAAGTCGAATACTCACGGATCGCCCACTCGTTCCTCGGAGAGACCTTCACCCTGGCGCAACTGCGCGAGGTTCACGAAGCGGTGCTGCACCGATCGATCGATCCGGCAAATTTCCGGCGCCGAGTGGAAGCGTCGGGCGACGTCGTCGAAACCGGCGAATTCCTGGCCGGGACGCGGCATCGGCCGCCGCGACTGTACCGCTTCAACGACGCCAGCCCGCCGGCCACCCCGCCGCCCTCCGGTCGCCGCCCCTCTGACATTCCCGCACGCCCCCACTCGGAAGAAGCACCATGATCAACGCATCCGTCGACCAGACCATCAGGCTCATCAGTACCGGAAAGTCCTCCGGCAGCACCTGCAGCCCCGACCTCGCAACGGCGCCGTGGGAGTTCGACGCCGGTGTGCCCGGCTACGGCCCCGGTTCCTCGATGGGCGACGTGATCCCCACCGGCTCTCCCCGCCAAGGCGAGCTTCCCGAGCTCTACCGCACGGCGGCACCGGCGGAGCTTGATGAGCGCATCCGTGTCGCGAAGGCAACGCTCGGCGAGCGTGTCGTCGTGCTCGGCCACTTCTACCAGCGCGATGAGGTCGTGCGTCACGCCGATTTCGTCGGAGACTCGTTCCAACTCGCCCAGGCCACACGCAGCCGCCCGAACGCCGAAGCCATCGTCTTCTGCGGCGTGCATTTCATGGCCGAGACCGCCGATCTGCTCTCGGGCCCGGATCAGGCCGTGATCCTGCCGAACCTCGCCGCCGGCTGTTCGATGGCCGATATGGCCGACATTGACTCGGTCACCGAGTGCTGGGAGCAGCTCACAGAGCTGTACGGCACCGAACCGGATGCCGACGGCCGGGTTCCCGTGATCCCGGTCACCTATATGAACTCCTCGGCCGCGCTTAAGGGCTTCTGCGGCGAGAATGGCGGCATCGTCTGCACCTCGTCCAACGCCGAGACCGTGCTGGAGTGGGCGTTCGAGCGCGGCCAGCGGGTGCTTTTCTTTCCCGACCAGCACCTCGGTCGCAATACCGCAAAGGCGATGGGGATCCCTCTCGAGCGGATGCCGATGTGGAACCCGACCCGTCCGCTCGGAGGCAATACCGCCCCCGAGCTTGACAGCGCACAGGTGATCCTCTGGCACGGATTCTGCAGCGTGCACAAGCGCTTCACCGTCGACCAGATCGCTGCGGCCCGTCAGACGCACCCAGGCGTGCGCGTGATCGTGCACCCCGAGTGCCCGATGCCGGTCGTCGACGCGGCCGACGAATACGGTTCGACCGACTACATTCGCAGGGCGATCGCCGCTGCTCCGGCCGGATCGACATTCGCCATCGGCACCGAGATCAACCTGGTGCAGCGGCTCGCCGCCGAGCACCCCGAGCACACCATCTTCTGCCTCGACCCCGTCGTCTGCCCCTGCTCGACCATGTACCGCATCCACGCGGGCTACCTGGCCTGGGTTCTCGATGCGCTCGTCGGCACGGCCGAACGGCCCGCCGCCGTGCTTAACCGCATCACCGTCGCCGACGATGTCGCCGACCATGCCCGACTTGCCCTCGAACGGATGCTGGCGGCCCTGCCGACTGCGCCGGCCACCGTGCCCGCGCCCGTCACCGCATCCGCGCCAGTGTCCGCATTAGCCGGAGCCTAGCCATGGCATCCGTTCTCGTCGTCGGTAGCGGGCTCGCCGGGCTGCTTGCCGCAGTGCGCGCAACCGACGCCGGACACCGAGTGACCCTCGTCACCAAGGGCGCGTTACCCGAGAGCAACACGCTCTACGCGCAGGGCGGGATCGCCGCGGCGCTGTTTCCCGACGATTCGACCGAGGCGCACATCGAAGACACCCTGCGGGCCGGCGCCGGCCTCAACGACCCTGAGGCCGTGCGCGTGCTCTGCACGGAGGGGCCGGGCCGGGTGCGCGACCTGATCCGGTTCGGAGTGGACTTCGACCACGACGAGTCGGGCCTGCGCCGCGGTCTCGAGGCCGCGCACTCCCGCTCGCGCGTGCTGCATGCCGGCGGCGACGCCACGGGGGCGGCCATCGAAACGGCGCTGGTTGCGACGGTGCGTCGTCGGGGCACCCGACCGGGTCCGCTGCGGGCCGGAAGCCTGCGCATCCGAGAGCACAGCATGCTCGCCGACCTCGTCGTCGAACATGGGCGGGTCGCCGGGGCACTCGTGGCGGGTAGCGATGGCGTGTGCCGGCTCGTCGACGCGGACACCGTCATCCTCGCCACGGGCGGGGCCGGCGCGCTCTATCGGTACACCACGAACCCGCACGTCGCGACCGGCGACGGCGTCGCGGCAGCCTGGCGTGCGGGCGCGGCGGTGGCCGACCTGGAGTTCTACCAATTCCACCCGACCGCATTGGCTGTTCCGGGCACGCCCCTCGTGTCTGAAGCCGTGCGCGGTGAGGGCGCCGTGCTCCGCAACCGTCGCGGAGAACGCTTCATGCTCGCCGTGCATCCCGATGCCGAGCTCGCGCCCCGTGACGTGGTCGCCCGGGCCATCGCTACCGAGATGGCCGCCCAGGGCGGCGAACCGGTACGACTGGATGCCACGTCGCTTCCCCGCAGCACGCTGGAGTCGCGTTTTCCCACCATCACCGCCGCCTGCCAGGCGGCCGGCCTCGATTGGGCTGACACCCCGGTACCCGTCGCGCCGGCCGCGCATTACTGGATGGGCGGCGTCGTCACCGATCTGTGGGGACGCAGCACCCTGCCCGGCCTCTTCGCTGTCGGTGAGGTCGCGCGCACCGGCGCGCACGGGGCCAACCGGTTGGCGTCAAACTCGTTGCTCGAGGCCGCCGTCTTCGCGGACCGTGCGGTGAGAGCGCTCGACGCGGACGGCTGGCCGCCCGCGCAGGTCACGCCGCACTCGCGTGCGGCCGGGCACGGTGCGGCCGGGCACGGTGCGGCCGGACTCCGTGCGGCCGGGCACGGTGCGGTGATTGAGCCGGTCGTTTCACCCGCCACGACTTTCGTGCGGCGTGACCGGCTCGCCGATGTGATGTGGGAGCACGCCGGGGTGCACCGCTTTGGCGACGGGCTCCGTATGGCCTCCGCAGCGCTCGGCGGATGGCACGGCGTCGATCCCGCCGCCGACGGCCCCTCCGTGGCGGAACGCGAGGACGCAAATCTGCTGCTGCTTGCCAGACTCACGGTGGCTGCAGCACTCGCCCGCGAGGAATCGCGTGGCGCCCACCATCGCGATGACTTCCCACACGCCGATCCGTCGCTCGCACAATCAGTGACGTGGGCGCGCCATTCTCTCTACTCGGCCGAGGAGGCCTTCGCATGCTGACCAGACACACCATCGACACAGTTGTGCGGGCCGCGCTCGCCGAAGACGCCCCCTGGGGCGATCTGACATCCGAGACCCTGATCCCCGCGGATGCCACGGCTACGGCCGATCTCATCGCCCGCGAACCCGGGGTCTTCAGCGGTGGGGCCGTCTTTGAGGCCGCGTTCCGTCTCACGGACGAGCGGGTTCAGGTGCGTGTGCTCGTCGCCGACGGCACCCACTTCGCGACCGGAACCGTGCTGGCCAGCGTGACCGGGCCGGCCCGCGGCATCCTGCAAGCCGAACGCATCGGACTCAACTTCGTGCAGCGGATGAGCGGGATCGCCAGCCTCACCGCACAGTACGTGGCCCTCACGGCCGGCACCGAGGCCCGTATCGTCGACACCCGAAAGACCACGCCGGGCCTGCGCCAGTTTGAGCGTCAGGCCGTGCGAGACGGCGGCGGTCACAACCACCGGTTCAGCCTGTCCGACGCGGTGATGGCCAAAGACAACCATCTCGCGGTGCTCACGGCGGGCGGACTCGACGTCACGAGCGCCCTCCGGCAGGTGCGCGACCGGCTGTCACACACGACACATCTCGAGGTCGAGGTCGACCGAATCGACCAGATTGAACCCGTGCTCGCCGCCGGAATCGATACGATCATGCTGGACAATTTCGACCCGGATGCGCTTCGTGCGGGCGTGGCCATCGTCGCCGGACGGGCCATTGTCGAGGCCAGCGGCGGGGTGAGCCTCGACACCGTCGCAGCCATCGCGGCCACAGGGGTCGACGTCATTTCGGTCGGTGCGCTCACGCACAGCGTGCGCTCGCTCGATCTGGGACTCGACATCCGGCTAACCGTCGCTGCCACTGCCGCCACTGCTGCCACTGCCGCGCCTGCCGCGCCTGCCGCGCCTGCCGCGCCTGCCGCGCCTGCCGCGCCTGCCGCACGGCCATGATCTACCTCGACAACGCTGCGACCACTCCCGTGCGCCGCGAAGCGCTCGAGGCCATGTGGCCGCATCTCACGGGTAGCTTCGGCAATCCGTCAAGCCATCACCGCATCGGCGAGGCTGCTCGTGCTGCTCTGACGGATGCGCGGCGCACCGTCGCCGGCGTGCTCGGCTGCCGCCCGGGCGACGTCGTCTTCACGAGTGGCGGCACCGAGGCAGACAACCTGGCAATCAAGGGCCTCGCGCTCGGCAACCCGCGCGGCCACCACCTCGTCACCGCTCCGATCGAACACGAGGCCGTCCTTGAATCGGTCGCGTACCTGCGCCGGGTGCACGGATTCGAGGTCACGATGCTGCCGGTGGATGCGACGGGCCGGGTTGACCCGGCCGATCTTGCCCGCGTCATCCGCCCGGACACGACCCTTGTCACGGTGCAGTACGCCAACAATGAGGTCGGCACGGTGCAGCCGCTCGCCGAGCTGTCGGCGGTCGCCCGGGAGCACGGGGTTCCATTCCATACCGACGCGGTGCAGGCCGCCGGCTGGCTGCCGCTGGACGTGATGGCGCTGGGCGTCGACGCGCTCAGCCTGTCCGGGCACAAGGTCGGCGCTCCCCCGGGGTCGGGCGTGCTGTTCGTACGCGGACGCTATCCTCTCGAGCCGGTGCTGCACGGCGGCGGGCAGGAGCGTGGAAAGCGCAGCGGCACCGAAAATGTGGCGGGCGCCGTCGCGCTGGCCACCGCGTTGCGCCTGGCCGAGTTGGAACGAACGGATGCCGCCACGCGCACCACCGGGCTCCGCGAAGCCTTGATCGCGGGTGTCTTGGCCGGGGTTCCGCTCGCCCAACTGACGGGTCACCCCGCTCACAGGCTGCCAGGAACGGCCTCGTTCGTCTTTCCGGGAACCAGTGGTGAGGCGGTGCTTCTCGAGTTGGAGCGCCGGGGCATCGTCTGCTCGAGCGGCTCGGCGTGCGCCGCGGGCAGCGATGAGGCCTCCCACGTTTTGACGGCGCTCGGCTTGTCGGTCGAGGTCGCCCAGACAGCCGTGCGGTTCACGCTGGCCGCTACGACGACGGCCGACGACGTGACCGAAGCCGTGGCATCCGTGCGCATGGCGGTGGACAGTGTCGCGCGGCTCGGCGCCAACCAGTCGTAGTCATCGTCAACACCGCGGCGCGGGTTGCCACTTTGCTGGTCGATCCCCCGCCCCGCTGGTCGAGCCCCCACCCGCTGGTCGAGCCCCCACCCGCTGGTCGAGCCTGTCGAGACCCCGTGGCCCGTCCCCGGGACGTGGTGGAGGATCTCGACGAGCTCGATCAACGGTTTCGCCAGTCGGGCCTACTCCGTTGGTCGGGCCCCCTCCGCCGGTCGTCCCCCCTCCGTTGGTCGAGCTTGTCGAGACCCCATGACCCGTCCCCGAGACCTGGTGCAGTGATCTCGACACGCTCAATCAACGGGTTCGCGGACCGGGTCGCCCCGCCGGTCGTCCCCGCCCCGTTGGTCGAGCCTGTCGAGACCCCATGACCCGTCCCCGAGACCTGGTGGGGTGATCTCGACGAGCTCGATCAACGGGTTCGCGGGCCGGGTCGCCCCGCCCCCGCCTCCGCCGGTCGTCCCCCCTCCGTTGGTCGAGCCTGTCGAGACCCCATGACCCGTCCCCGAGACCTGGTGCAGTGATCTCGACACGCTCGATCAACGGGTTCGCGGACCGGGTCGCCCCGCCGGTCGTCCCCCCTTCGTTGGTCGAGCCTGTCGAGACCCCATGACCCGTCCCCGAGACTCGGTGCGGTGATCTCGACGGGCCCGATCAACGGGTTCACCGGTCGGGCCCACTCCGTTGGTCGGGCCCGCCCCGCTGGTCGAGCTTGTCGAGACCCCGTGACCCGTCCCGAGACTCGGTGCGGTGATCTCGACGGGCCCGATCAACGGGGGCAGCTTGATCCGTGCCCCGCCGGTCGGTCAGTGGGTTCGTGAGTGCGTTCGGTTCACGGACGTGTGGTGTGTTGCAGCAGGTTGACGCTGCGGAGCTGGATCGGGGTCTGGTTCGGGTCGATGTCGCCTGGTGGGACAAGCCAGTAGGTGTCGCCGTGTCGGTCGATGTGCCAGCCGTTGTTGTGCAGCAGCATGTGGTGGAAGTAGCAGAGCAGAATGCCAACGGCGAGGTCGGTGTTGCCGTGTTCATCGACCCAGTGCTCGATGTGGTGCGCTTCGGTCCAGGAGGCTGGTTTGTCACAG from Leifsonia psychrotolerans encodes:
- the nadB gene encoding L-aspartate oxidase; the encoded protein is MASVLVVGSGLAGLLAAVRATDAGHRVTLVTKGALPESNTLYAQGGIAAALFPDDSTEAHIEDTLRAGAGLNDPEAVRVLCTEGPGRVRDLIRFGVDFDHDESGLRRGLEAAHSRSRVLHAGGDATGAAIETALVATVRRRGTRPGPLRAGSLRIREHSMLADLVVEHGRVAGALVAGSDGVCRLVDADTVILATGGAGALYRYTTNPHVATGDGVAAAWRAGAAVADLEFYQFHPTALAVPGTPLVSEAVRGEGAVLRNRRGERFMLAVHPDAELAPRDVVARAIATEMAAQGGEPVRLDATSLPRSTLESRFPTITAACQAAGLDWADTPVPVAPAAHYWMGGVVTDLWGRSTLPGLFAVGEVARTGAHGANRLASNSLLEAAVFADRAVRALDADGWPPAQVTPHSRAAGHGAAGHGAAGLRAAGHGAVIEPVVSPATTFVRRDRLADVMWEHAGVHRFGDGLRMASAALGGWHGVDPAADGPSVAEREDANLLLLARLTVAAALAREESRGAHHRDDFPHADPSLAQSVTWARHSLYSAEEAFAC
- a CDS encoding cysteine desulfurase family protein, translating into MIYLDNAATTPVRREALEAMWPHLTGSFGNPSSHHRIGEAARAALTDARRTVAGVLGCRPGDVVFTSGGTEADNLAIKGLALGNPRGHHLVTAPIEHEAVLESVAYLRRVHGFEVTMLPVDATGRVDPADLARVIRPDTTLVTVQYANNEVGTVQPLAELSAVAREHGVPFHTDAVQAAGWLPLDVMALGVDALSLSGHKVGAPPGSGVLFVRGRYPLEPVLHGGGQERGKRSGTENVAGAVALATALRLAELERTDAATRTTGLREALIAGVLAGVPLAQLTGHPAHRLPGTASFVFPGTSGEAVLLELERRGIVCSSGSACAAGSDEASHVLTALGLSVEVAQTAVRFTLAATTTADDVTEAVASVRMAVDSVARLGANQS
- a CDS encoding polyprenol monophosphomannose synthase, whose translation is MPHTLVIIPTYNERENIEPIVSRVLASAPSADVLIVDDSSPDGTGVIADELAARHPSVMVLHRSSKEGLGAAYLEGFGWGLSHGYTTLVQMDADGSHLPEQLPSLLAAATTSDVVLGSRWIPGGSIVNWPWHRRMLSQGGSTYSRILLRLPQRDVTGGFRVFSAIALDRMRLGSVESHGYCFQIDMLLHAVRAGLVVTEVPITFVERTLGASKMSSRIVIEAMGRVTMWGLTGQTARRAAAVPPPAAVTSRQG
- the nadC gene encoding carboxylating nicotinate-nucleotide diphosphorylase; this encodes MLTRHTIDTVVRAALAEDAPWGDLTSETLIPADATATADLIAREPGVFSGGAVFEAAFRLTDERVQVRVLVADGTHFATGTVLASVTGPARGILQAERIGLNFVQRMSGIASLTAQYVALTAGTEARIVDTRKTTPGLRQFERQAVRDGGGHNHRFSLSDAVMAKDNHLAVLTAGGLDVTSALRQVRDRLSHTTHLEVEVDRIDQIEPVLAAGIDTIMLDNFDPDALRAGVAIVAGRAIVEASGGVSLDTVAAIAATGVDVISVGALTHSVRSLDLGLDIRLTVAATAATAATAAPAAPAAPAAPAAPAAPAARP
- the nadA gene encoding quinolinate synthase NadA — translated: MINASVDQTIRLISTGKSSGSTCSPDLATAPWEFDAGVPGYGPGSSMGDVIPTGSPRQGELPELYRTAAPAELDERIRVAKATLGERVVVLGHFYQRDEVVRHADFVGDSFQLAQATRSRPNAEAIVFCGVHFMAETADLLSGPDQAVILPNLAAGCSMADMADIDSVTECWEQLTELYGTEPDADGRVPVIPVTYMNSSAALKGFCGENGGIVCTSSNAETVLEWAFERGQRVLFFPDQHLGRNTAKAMGIPLERMPMWNPTRPLGGNTAPELDSAQVILWHGFCSVHKRFTVDQIAAARQTHPGVRVIVHPECPMPVVDAADEYGSTDYIRRAIAAAPAGSTFAIGTEINLVQRLAAEHPEHTIFCLDPVVCPCSTMYRIHAGYLAWVLDALVGTAERPAAVLNRITVADDVADHARLALERMLAALPTAPATVPAPVTASAPVSALAGA
- a CDS encoding NUDIX hydrolase, encoding MSTAQRTTQCTTLSATLSATLAVSTVIFALRPVEKHDDAASGVMTLWLPLVRRTSDPHRNQWALPGGWLPNHEELAAAAARTLRETTSLTPTYLEQLYTFGAIGRSPGRRVVSVVYWALVKSDEAAQVAVGDNVRWFPADSLPQLAFDHNRIVEYALWRLRTKVEYSRIAHSFLGETFTLAQLREVHEAVLHRSIDPANFRRRVEASGDVVETGEFLAGTRHRPPRLYRFNDASPPATPPPSGRRPSDIPARPHSEEAP